The Metabacillus litoralis genome contains a region encoding:
- a CDS encoding twin-arginine translocase TatA/TatE family subunit produces the protein MIQNIGVPGLILILIIALVIFGPSKLPEIGRAFGRTLSEFKSATRDLVSGDSEEDTTKKVKE, from the coding sequence ATGATCCAAAATATTGGAGTACCAGGTTTAATATTAATCCTAATTATAGCATTAGTTATTTTTGGTCCTTCTAAATTACCTGAAATTGGTCGTGCCTTTGGTCGGACACTAAGTGAGTTTAAAAGTGCCACACGAGATTTAGTTTCTGGAGATTCTGAAGAAGATACAACAAAAAAGGTAAAAGAATAA